Within the Prevotella scopos JCM 17725 genome, the region TTGCACCCATGGATGCAATTCTTAAATAGCCACGTACGCCAAAAGTTGAAGGAATAAGCCAACTAACACCTTGCCATCCGCCAGGAATACTACTCTGTGGCCATGATGCTCCGGTCAGGAAAAGAAAAGGGATGGATGTGAAGACTACTAAAAGCATAACATTCTCGCGGTAGCGTACAAGACAAGAGATAGTCATACCGAAGAAAATAACTGCTAGTAGATATGGCAAAAGAAGCCAAAAGAGGTCAGCGGGACGAGCAAGCATCGTGAAGCTAAAAAGATGAGGGACCACCATAGTCATATAAGCTGACATCACACTATAAATCATGAAATAGCAAGAGGACTTACCAAGTACTATTTTCATAATCCCATTGTAGTGTTTACCAATAGGGACAAGATCCTGGAATCGGTTGTTCTCACGTGCTGTACCTGCTGATAAGCCAATACCAAGAAGTAATGTCTGTTGTAGAATAAGTATCAAGACACCGGGAAGAATAGCATTGCCATAACCTCCTGTCGTATTGAATATAGGTTCTGCATCTACAATCATTGGTTCGGTGCTAACCTCTTCATCTCTTTCTGTAAACGATAAAGAATGTTCTTTCTTTATGTCAGTACCCATTTTCATTGATACTGCCAATGCAGTCTGATAGATAGCCTTATAGGTAAGCATCAGACTCATATCACAATAAACGCCAACAAATGCCTTTTCACCGCGATGCAAAGTGTGATCAAAATCGGTAGGGAAATAGAGTACACCATGAACAGCTTGTTTTCCAACCAATGCTTCCGCCTCCTTCAAGTTGTTACAATAGTAAGCTGCTCGTACATCGGGTGACGCATCGAAGTCCTGAATAAATTCACGAGAAGATGCCGAGTGGGATAAGTCAACTATAGCCACAGGCACTTCACGTACCACCTCATTGTTATATATCCATGAATAGAGGAGAGGGTAAGCCAAAGGAACAAGGAGGAAGAATATCAATACCCCTTCATCCTTAATTGTGTTTTTGGTTTCCAACCACCATATATAACAAAGAGAAGAAAGAAAACTCAGTGGTTCTAAGCTTGCTTTCTTTTTATTAGTAGGCTTTGATGTATTCTTTGTATCTGACATAATAACTGTTTATTGAGTCCTCGTTAATGAGAGGCTCTTAAATGTTTAATAGGAAGAAATGCTCCATGTTAGGTCCTATTCTTTAAAATCATTGATAGATACTCCTTCGCTTAAATGATAGGTAGTAGTCCTTATGGGATATACACATACTCAACCATTGCCTTCTTAATATTTCTGGTCACAAGGATGGGTAGTGACGCAAAGGCTACCAGTGCAAACAGATTAACCCACGCATCAATCAACGGATAGCCATTAAAGACACAGATTTGATAAATCATATAATAATGACGAAGGGGGATAATCTGTGCTAGGGCTTCAATTATGCCATCCATAGCAAAAAGTGGGAAGGTCGCACCACAAGCCGAGAATCCTACTACTGCCCAAAGAGAACATACACTCATTGACATTCGCAAAGAAGGCATTAATCCAAAGACAAAAACACCGAAACCCTGAGACGACAATACAGTAAGTATAGCAAGGAAGACTATCATACCCAGACCACCTGGGTGTGGAAAGTTTAGATAGCCATAGACATACCATTCATAACCTAAGAATATGGTTAAGAAGATGAGCGTCTGTGGAAATAGCTTACCAATAAGGGCTACAACAATATTATTTCCAGCCATAGACATCCACTCATTAGCTCTACCAAACTTTAATTCAGTTCCAATGGAGTAGGCTGTAATAAGAAACATAAAAAGAATCAGAATACCAGGAATCATGATAGTACTCAAATAAACATTATAGTTCATCCAAGGATTGCCTATCATGTGTACATCAAGAACTATTGGCTGAATGATTGTCTTAATTTCATCGGAGGTCTTTCCAAGCATCTGTAACTTGGCTGCACCAACAGCTGCTGAACTAAGTGTCGTTACAGTCTTAAGGTCTTTGAATAGTATTCCACCTGCAACAAGTGTCACATTACTATAATAGAAAGAGATTTCTGGCTGACGTTGAGAAATGAGTTTTGCCGTTGTTCCCTCTGGTATATAGAGGAAGCCATATATCTCATTACGCTGTATGGCCTGACGTGCTTCAGCAATATTGTTGTAATGGCCTACCACACGTGTGCTTTGAAAAGCATCCAACTGACGAATCATTGCTCGTGTAACCGAAGTGTTATCATAATCGACTACACCACAGGGAAGCTTCTCAGGCTGTCCTTCACTCATCAATGAAGTAAAGAAGAAGATGATAACGAGTGGAAAAACCACCATACAACAGATGTAGATGGGGTTATGTATCATCAATCCTACTTCACGAGCAGAGAGATTAACAATCCTTCTTATATATAAGAGTAATTTCTTCATTATAATTAAAAAGACTCCTCAACTCCTTCTTTAAAAGGGGCATTACACGAGGAAAACTGGATTTAAATACCTTTGATAGATGGTCTTTAAATAATAAAAGTTTAATAGCTTATCAGCAAAGTATGCCCCTCAAGCATGGGTGTTAGACCTTCGCACCATTGGTGTTTACCCTCAATACACCAATAGAAGATACTAAGAGAGTTTTATTTTTGTCATTATTCGACAGCTAACATTCCGTTAGACACCACCCTCCTTTGGAGGGGTTGGGGGAGGTTCTACTTCTTTAATATCAGAGACATACCAGGTTTCAATCCTTCAACCTTCTTTGTTGGTTTTGCCTTTACTTGGAACGTCTTTAAATCATACTGTCCATTGGTCTTTGTAGCCTTCCATACAGCATAAGACCCTTTGTCCTTTAAGGAAACTACACGTAGTTCAATGGTCTTGTCCAATGCAGGAACATAGGCTCTAAGCGATGTTCCAACCTTCATGTCCTTTAGTTGATCCTCACGAACATTAAATATTCCCCATATATCATCAACTAGAGAGATACTCATAATTGGACTACCTAAACCAACAAGTTCACCCACCTTGGGATAGATTGTCTCAACTTCTCCATCTTCCGTAGCACGCTGTACTGTTTCTTTTAACACAGAACGGACCACGTCAATGGCTGAGTGTGCAGCTTGCGCTTGCTTCTTGGCAGCCTCTTTTGTTTCTTTCTGTGCACCACTCTTAGCTAGTTCCCACTGTGACTTCGCAACTTCGACACCGGCCTTCGTTGTCTCGTATGCTGCCATTGCTTCGTCACGTTTTTGTGCACTCATAACGCCTTCATCATATAATCGTTGCATACGACCATAGGTTTTTTCGGCAATACTATTCGCAGCAACTGCTTGCTGATAAACCTGATAAGCACTTTCAACCATTTCACGACGAGTAGGACCTTCTGTCAAGGCACTCAAAGCATCAGTTGCACCAGCAGCAGCTTCTGCAACTTTCTCTTGTGTGCTTGCTTCTGGGATAGCCAATGTTGCAAGCACATCCCCCTTATGAACAATGTCGCCTTCCTTTACTTTTATATCGGTAATACGTCCAGGATACTTACAAGCAACACGATATTCGCTTACTTCTACTTCTCCTTGTATAACTTCTTCTGTGCGATCAATCGTAAAATAACCAATAATAGCAACGATAGCGACCACTGACACAAAGCCTAAGACGGCTAAGAGAATGTTATTATGTTGTGATTTTGCTGACATATTTGTATGTGGTTTGATTTCTTAATCTGTGTATTCTATTCAACTAAAAACATCTCCGAGAGATGAGTATATGACTTTTCTTGTGTTGATAGTAAAAAAATGAGTTTCGCACTTTTATTATAATCCACCAAGAGCCTTTTGCAATCCGGATTGTGCTAGTTTAACACTAATCTCTGCATCAATGATTGCTGTACGTGCTGTTTGCCAAGCTGCTTGTGCAGCCATAACTTCTGTAACCGTCATCACACCCTCTTTAAATCCAACATTAGCACAACGTAAGTTCTCTTCTGCAGCAGCCATGTTTTTATGTGATGTAGCAAGCTGTTTGTTAGCATCTTTCAGACGAAGCCTATTCTGCTCAATCTCTAAATCAATCTTCTTACGTACATCCACCATTTCCATTTGTGCAATACTTGTAGCTGTTTTGCTCGCACGAACCTTATATTT harbors:
- a CDS encoding ABC transporter permease, with the protein product MKKLLLYIRRIVNLSAREVGLMIHNPIYICCMVVFPLVIIFFFTSLMSEGQPEKLPCGVVDYDNTSVTRAMIRQLDAFQSTRVVGHYNNIAEARQAIQRNEIYGFLYIPEGTTAKLISQRQPEISFYYSNVTLVAGGILFKDLKTVTTLSSAAVGAAKLQMLGKTSDEIKTIIQPIVLDVHMIGNPWMNYNVYLSTIMIPGILILFMFLITAYSIGTELKFGRANEWMSMAGNNIVVALIGKLFPQTLIFLTIFLGYEWYVYGYLNFPHPGGLGMIVFLAILTVLSSQGFGVFVFGLMPSLRMSMSVCSLWAVVGFSACGATFPLFAMDGIIEALAQIIPLRHYYMIYQICVFNGYPLIDAWVNLFALVAFASLPILVTRNIKKAMVEYVYIP
- a CDS encoding ABC transporter permease, whose protein sequence is MSDTKNTSKPTNKKKASLEPLSFLSSLCYIWWLETKNTIKDEGVLIFFLLVPLAYPLLYSWIYNNEVVREVPVAIVDLSHSASSREFIQDFDASPDVRAAYYCNNLKEAEALVGKQAVHGVLYFPTDFDHTLHRGEKAFVGVYCDMSLMLTYKAIYQTALAVSMKMGTDIKKEHSLSFTERDEEVSTEPMIVDAEPIFNTTGGYGNAILPGVLILILQQTLLLGIGLSAGTARENNRFQDLVPIGKHYNGIMKIVLGKSSCYFMIYSVMSAYMTMVVPHLFSFTMLARPADLFWLLLPYLLAVIFFGMTISCLVRYRENVMLLVVFTSIPFLFLTGASWPQSSIPGGWQGVSWLIPSTFGVRGYLRIASMGATINDVLPEVRALWIQATVYFVTTCFVYRFQIINARKHAISHYQMIQDRIKTAREKKPAGE
- a CDS encoding HlyD family secretion protein codes for the protein MSAKSQHNNILLAVLGFVSVVAIVAIIGYFTIDRTEEVIQGEVEVSEYRVACKYPGRITDIKVKEGDIVHKGDVLATLAIPEASTQEKVAEAAAGATDALSALTEGPTRREMVESAYQVYQQAVAANSIAEKTYGRMQRLYDEGVMSAQKRDEAMAAYETTKAGVEVAKSQWELAKSGAQKETKEAAKKQAQAAHSAIDVVRSVLKETVQRATEDGEVETIYPKVGELVGLGSPIMSISLVDDIWGIFNVREDQLKDMKVGTSLRAYVPALDKTIELRVVSLKDKGSYAVWKATKTNGQYDLKTFQVKAKPTKKVEGLKPGMSLILKK